A genomic stretch from Chryseobacterium sp. SNU WT5 includes:
- a CDS encoding 3-hydroxybutyryl-CoA dehydrogenase, with product MNKNIVVIGAGTMGNGIAHTFAQTGFTVNLVDVSQDALDKGLATITKNLDRIISKGNMTEEQKASTLSNISTFTNLGDCASKADLIVEAATENLDLKLKIFKQMDELAPVSCILATNTSSISITKIASVTNRPDKVIGMHFMNPVPIMKLVEIIKGYSTSKETFDEIYEMSKTLGKVPVEVNDYPGFVANRILMPMINEAIETLYNGVAGVEEIDTVMKLGMAHPMGPLQLADFIGLDVCLAILNVMHDGFKNPKYAPNPLLVNMVMAGKLGAKSGEGFYDYAESRKAEKVAKMFAK from the coding sequence ATGAATAAGAACATTGTAGTAATCGGAGCAGGAACCATGGGAAACGGAATTGCACACACTTTTGCACAAACCGGATTTACCGTTAATTTAGTTGATGTTTCACAAGATGCATTAGATAAAGGGTTAGCAACAATTACAAAAAACCTGGATCGTATTATCTCCAAAGGAAATATGACTGAGGAGCAAAAAGCAAGTACTTTAAGTAATATTTCGACTTTTACTAATTTAGGAGATTGTGCTTCGAAAGCAGATTTGATCGTTGAAGCAGCTACAGAGAATTTAGATTTGAAGCTGAAAATCTTCAAACAAATGGATGAATTGGCTCCAGTAAGTTGTATTCTTGCCACCAACACTTCTTCTATTTCTATCACCAAAATTGCGTCGGTTACGAATCGTCCGGATAAAGTAATTGGAATGCACTTTATGAATCCGGTGCCGATTATGAAATTGGTAGAAATCATCAAGGGCTATTCTACTTCTAAAGAAACTTTTGACGAAATTTATGAAATGAGTAAAACTTTGGGGAAAGTTCCGGTTGAAGTGAATGATTATCCTGGATTTGTGGCGAACAGAATTTTGATGCCGATGATTAATGAAGCGATCGAAACTTTATACAATGGCGTTGCGGGAGTTGAAGAAATTGATACGGTGATGAAATTAGGAATGGCTCATCCAATGGGACCTTTACAATTGGCTGATTTTATTGGTTTAGATGTTTGTTTAGCAATTCTGAATGTAATGCACGACGGTTTCAAAAATCCAAAATACGCACCCAATCCTTTGCTAGTGAATATGGTGATGGCAGGAAAATTAGGTGCGAAATCTGGTGAAGGTTTCTATGATTATGCCGAAAGTAGAAAAGCGGAAAAAGTTGCTAAGATGTTTGCTAAATAA
- the uvrA gene encoding excinuclease ABC subunit UvrA — MITPADIDIKKQIFVKNAHLNNLKHIDVLIPKNKLIVITGVSGSGKSSLAFDTIYAEGQRRYVESLSSYARQFLGKLEKPKVDDIKGLAPSIAIQQKVISSNPRSTVGTSTEVYDYLKLLFARVGRTFSPVSGNEVKKDSVTDVINFIEKNENQTFLLRTPLHFDVSKFTEQVNTLKLSGFTRLEVNGNVAGIEDLESFGFVPEADMEIQLVIDRFSYEADESFLQRLADSIQMAFYEGHGYCSLKNIETGTITEFSNKFELDGMEFMEPNVHFFSFNNPYGACPECEGYGKVIGIDEDLVIPNKNLSVFEETVASWKGESMSEWKRNFIKKAKDFPIHKPYHQLTKEQKNYLWKGDGNSDFPSINNFFKMLEENLYKIQYRVMLSRYRGKTLCPSCEGLRLREETKWVKIDGHNIQSMIDLPLDEFLPLIKSLKLNKHDAEIAKRLLYEITTRLAFLEKVGLGYLTINRTSNTLSGGESQRINLATSLGSSLVGSIYVLDEPSIGLHSRDTENLIEVLKNLRNLGNTVIVVEHDEDVMKAADYIIDIGPEAGYLGGELVFAGNFDDLENADTLTSKYLTGRLEIKVPETRRKPKEWIHIKGARQNNLKNIDVDIPMECLVVVTGVSGSGKSTLMKEILTNDIQIKLGMGGKKGDYDSVDFPTKLIKNIELIDQNPIGKSSRSNPVTYLKAYDDIRDLYSKQKLAKMQGLMPKHFSFNVDGGRCDDCKGEGVITVSMQFMADIELECETCHGTRFKNEILEIKFDEKNISDILHMTVDEALEFFQDNDQNKIVTKLKPLQEVGLGYLQLGQSSSTLSGGEAQRVKLASFLVKGATTDKSLFIFDEPSTGLHFHDINKLLKSLQALIELGHSVIVIEHQPDIIKTADYIIDVGPEAGKYGGEIVFAGTPEDLVKNKKSHTGKYLKEKLR, encoded by the coding sequence ATGATTACACCTGCAGATATAGATATTAAGAAACAAATTTTCGTAAAAAATGCGCACCTTAATAATCTAAAACATATTGACGTTCTAATTCCCAAAAACAAATTAATTGTGATTACGGGTGTTTCCGGAAGCGGAAAATCTTCTCTTGCTTTCGATACGATTTATGCCGAAGGACAAAGACGGTATGTGGAAAGTCTGAGTTCTTATGCCAGGCAATTTTTGGGAAAACTAGAAAAACCGAAAGTTGATGATATCAAAGGTTTAGCGCCTTCTATCGCAATTCAACAGAAAGTAATTTCTTCTAATCCACGATCGACCGTTGGAACTTCTACCGAAGTGTATGACTACTTAAAATTATTATTCGCCAGAGTTGGAAGAACTTTCTCGCCTGTTTCTGGAAATGAAGTTAAAAAAGATTCAGTTACAGATGTCATCAACTTTATTGAAAAAAATGAAAATCAGACTTTCTTGCTGAGAACACCTCTACACTTCGACGTTTCTAAATTTACCGAACAGGTCAATACCTTAAAATTATCTGGTTTTACAAGATTAGAAGTCAATGGAAATGTTGCTGGCATTGAAGATTTGGAAAGTTTTGGCTTCGTTCCAGAAGCAGATATGGAAATTCAGTTGGTGATTGACCGTTTTAGTTATGAGGCAGATGAAAGTTTCTTGCAAAGACTGGCGGATTCTATCCAAATGGCTTTCTATGAAGGTCATGGCTACTGTTCTTTGAAGAATATTGAGACGGGGACCATCACAGAATTCTCAAATAAGTTCGAATTGGACGGAATGGAATTCATGGAACCTAATGTTCATTTCTTCAGTTTTAATAATCCTTACGGCGCTTGTCCAGAATGTGAAGGGTACGGAAAAGTAATTGGCATTGACGAAGATTTAGTAATTCCAAATAAAAACTTATCTGTTTTTGAAGAAACGGTAGCAAGTTGGAAAGGAGAAAGCATGAGTGAATGGAAAAGAAATTTCATTAAAAAAGCCAAAGATTTTCCAATTCATAAGCCTTATCATCAATTAACCAAAGAACAAAAAAATTATTTATGGAAAGGCGACGGAAATTCAGATTTCCCATCTATCAATAATTTCTTCAAAATGCTGGAAGAAAATTTATATAAAATCCAGTACCGCGTAATGCTTTCAAGATACCGCGGGAAAACGCTTTGTCCATCTTGTGAAGGTCTGCGTTTGCGTGAAGAAACAAAATGGGTGAAAATAGACGGACACAACATTCAATCAATGATTGATTTGCCCTTAGATGAATTTCTGCCTTTAATTAAATCCCTAAAACTTAACAAACACGACGCAGAAATTGCAAAACGTTTATTGTATGAAATTACAACCCGTTTAGCTTTTTTAGAAAAAGTGGGTTTAGGTTATCTAACGATCAATCGAACTTCTAATACCCTTTCTGGTGGTGAAAGTCAAAGAATTAATCTGGCTACTTCACTCGGTAGTTCTTTGGTGGGTTCCATTTATGTGCTTGATGAACCTTCTATTGGTTTGCATTCCCGTGATACCGAAAATTTGATAGAAGTATTAAAAAATCTCCGTAATTTGGGAAATACCGTGATAGTGGTAGAACACGATGAAGATGTGATGAAAGCCGCAGATTATATTATCGATATTGGTCCGGAAGCTGGCTATCTTGGTGGTGAATTGGTTTTCGCAGGGAATTTTGATGACCTCGAGAATGCAGATACTTTAACTTCGAAATATTTGACAGGAAGATTAGAAATAAAAGTTCCGGAAACCCGCAGAAAACCAAAAGAATGGATTCATATTAAAGGAGCCCGGCAAAATAATTTAAAAAATATTGATGTTGATATTCCAATGGAATGTTTGGTAGTGGTGACCGGAGTCTCAGGAAGTGGAAAGTCGACTTTAATGAAAGAGATTTTAACCAATGATATTCAGATTAAACTGGGAATGGGTGGAAAAAAAGGGGATTACGATTCTGTAGATTTCCCGACTAAACTCATTAAAAACATTGAGTTGATCGATCAAAATCCGATAGGTAAATCTTCCCGATCAAATCCAGTTACTTATTTAAAAGCCTACGACGATATCCGGGATTTGTATTCTAAACAGAAATTAGCAAAAATGCAGGGTTTAATGCCAAAGCATTTCTCCTTTAATGTAGATGGCGGAAGATGTGATGATTGCAAAGGTGAAGGAGTCATTACCGTTTCAATGCAATTTATGGCAGATATCGAATTAGAATGTGAGACCTGTCATGGCACCCGTTTTAAAAATGAAATCTTAGAAATTAAATTCGACGAGAAAAACATTTCAGACATCCTTCACATGACGGTGGACGAAGCCTTGGAGTTTTTCCAGGATAATGATCAGAACAAAATTGTAACGAAGCTAAAACCGCTACAGGAAGTTGGTTTGGGCTATTTACAGTTAGGACAAAGCTCCTCTACTCTTTCTGGTGGTGAAGCTCAACGGGTAAAACTGGCGTCCTTCTTGGTAAAAGGTGCAACAACCGATAAGTCATTATTTATTTTTGACGAACCTTCTACTGGATTGCATTTCCATGATATTAATAAATTATTAAAATCTCTACAAGCTCTTATTGAATTAGGCCACTCAGTTATCGTGATTGAACATCAACCCGATATCATAAAAACTGCGGATTATATTATCGACGTCGGTCCAGAAGCAGGGAAATATGGTGGAGAAATTGTTTTCGCTGGAACGCCAGAAGATTTGGTGAAAAACAAAAAATCGCATACTGGTAAATATTTGAAAGAAAAATTGAGGTAA
- a CDS encoding M28 family metallopeptidase → MKNSKYLLLPLAFALLQSCAANLSYSGTPFKRSMESITSDDLKTHLYIVAADDMEGRDTGSEGQKKAGRYLIEQYQKMGISHPKSMSSFYQTVPSDAMKGRRGNLPQSENILAFIEGTEKPDEIVVVSAHYDHVGMSNGQVFNGADDDGSGTVALLEMAEAFQIAKKSGKGPKRSILFLHVTGEEHGLLGSKYYADNPIFPMANTVVDLNIDMIGRCDAGNCGKDYVYVIGSEMLSTELKQINEAANKETVNLELNYKYDDPNDKDRLYYRSDHYNFAKNGIPVIFYFDGIHEDYHKPSDTPDKIDYVALKKRTQLVFATAWELANRKERIVVDKK, encoded by the coding sequence ATGAAAAACTCTAAGTATCTATTACTTCCCTTAGCTTTTGCGCTCCTGCAAAGTTGTGCTGCAAACCTTTCTTATTCGGGAACACCGTTTAAAAGATCAATGGAATCTATCACCTCTGATGACTTAAAAACTCACCTTTATATCGTTGCTGCAGACGATATGGAAGGAAGAGATACAGGAAGCGAAGGTCAGAAAAAAGCAGGTCGTTATTTGATAGAGCAATATCAAAAAATGGGAATTTCGCACCCTAAATCAATGTCGTCATTTTATCAAACTGTTCCTTCAGATGCAATGAAAGGAAGAAGGGGCAATTTACCACAATCTGAAAATATTTTAGCTTTTATTGAAGGAACGGAGAAGCCGGATGAAATCGTTGTAGTTTCTGCGCATTACGATCACGTAGGAATGTCGAATGGGCAAGTGTTCAATGGTGCTGATGATGATGGAAGTGGTACCGTTGCACTCCTAGAAATGGCAGAAGCTTTTCAGATTGCTAAGAAATCAGGAAAAGGTCCAAAACGCTCGATTTTGTTTTTACATGTAACTGGTGAGGAACACGGACTTTTAGGTTCAAAATATTATGCAGACAATCCCATCTTTCCAATGGCAAATACAGTAGTAGATTTGAATATCGATATGATTGGACGTTGTGATGCGGGAAACTGTGGAAAAGATTACGTTTATGTAATCGGATCTGAAATGTTGAGCACGGAATTGAAACAAATAAATGAGGCTGCCAACAAAGAGACCGTCAACTTAGAATTAAATTATAAGTATGATGATCCCAATGATAAAGACAGATTGTATTATCGCTCAGATCACTACAATTTTGCAAAGAACGGTATTCCGGTAATTTTCTACTTTGATGGTATTCATGAAGATTATCATAAGCCAAGCGATACGCCTGATAAAATTGACTATGTTGCTTTGAAGAAACGTACCCAATTGGTATTTGCTACTGCATGGGAACTGGCGAATAGAAAAGAGCGAATCGTGGTGGATAAGAAATAA
- the pheT gene encoding phenylalanine--tRNA ligase subunit beta: MKISNNWLKEYITTDLKVEKISEYLTDIGLEVEGVDTFESVKGSLEGIVVGKVLTCEQHSNADKLKITTVDVGNGKVLNIVCGAPNVTAGQIVPVAVVGTKIYGKDGSSFDIKEAKIRGEVSQGMICAEDEMGLSEDHAGIMILDENKFEVGKNFAGYFDLTNDQVYEIGLTPNRTDAMSHYGVARDLNAYLITHQIEADFKKINANPLEVEGTTEFQIEVEDAALCPKYLGAVIENIEVRPSPEWLKERLKAIGLSPINNIVDITNFILHGYGQPLHAFDADKITGKKVKVGVNEKGTKFTTLDGVERTLNGTEIMIKDGQDNPMCIAGVFGGQNSGVSETTKTIFLESAYFNPVGIRKGAKFHSLNTDASFRFERGVDPNMTRTALTHAITMIQEIAGGKMVGDLLEHYPTKIEDHYIILRYSKVEQILGTKIHNEKIKEILKALEIKVLNEIQNGLEISVPSYRADVTREIDVIEEILRIYGYNKIDSPQKISFTPVKLNFDDQDALENAWARTLQSNGFNEVMNNSLTSVKDETDAVRLLNPLSGDLAFMRKSLLEGLLENADYNIKRKNANIKFFELGKIYHKKGTYVERKQLAILVTGRDESENWLQPKSVTDFYKLKSYVKVLLDVLPVTIEEKYLEDIRFSDGVEFFANGKILARLGKVPPELLKDADIEQDCFYAEIELEAAQSLRNQDNLKFKDIPKFNKTRKDLALLVDKKVTYAELYKSARNNPSKYLKNINLFDVYEGKNLPEGKKSYAMSFELLNEEKTLEEKDITEVMNSLIKTFVKDFSAELRS, from the coding sequence ATGAAAATCTCGAACAACTGGCTTAAAGAATATATAACGACAGATTTAAAAGTCGAAAAAATCAGCGAATATCTTACAGACATCGGTCTGGAGGTGGAAGGTGTAGACACTTTTGAATCGGTTAAAGGTAGTTTGGAAGGAATTGTTGTGGGAAAAGTTTTGACTTGTGAACAGCATTCCAACGCAGATAAGTTGAAAATAACAACGGTAGATGTAGGAAACGGTAAGGTTTTAAACATTGTTTGTGGTGCGCCAAATGTTACAGCCGGACAAATTGTTCCCGTGGCAGTTGTAGGAACAAAAATTTATGGAAAGGATGGAAGTTCTTTTGATATAAAAGAAGCCAAAATTCGTGGTGAAGTTTCCCAGGGGATGATTTGCGCCGAAGACGAAATGGGCTTAAGTGAAGATCACGCCGGAATTATGATTTTGGATGAAAATAAATTTGAAGTCGGTAAAAATTTCGCAGGTTATTTCGATCTAACCAACGACCAGGTATATGAAATAGGACTTACTCCAAACAGAACTGACGCCATGTCGCATTACGGAGTTGCCAGAGATTTGAATGCATATTTGATAACGCATCAGATTGAAGCTGACTTTAAAAAGATAAATGCAAATCCTTTAGAAGTTGAAGGAACTACTGAATTTCAGATTGAAGTAGAAGATGCAGCTTTATGCCCTAAATATTTAGGTGCAGTAATCGAAAATATTGAAGTTAGACCGTCACCGGAATGGTTGAAAGAACGACTTAAAGCAATCGGTTTAAGCCCAATTAATAATATTGTAGATATTACCAATTTTATTCTTCACGGCTATGGTCAGCCACTTCATGCATTCGACGCCGATAAAATTACAGGTAAAAAAGTGAAAGTTGGTGTGAATGAAAAAGGGACTAAATTCACTACCTTGGATGGGGTAGAAAGAACTTTGAATGGCACCGAAATCATGATCAAAGACGGACAAGATAATCCAATGTGTATTGCAGGAGTTTTCGGCGGACAAAATTCTGGTGTTTCAGAAACCACTAAAACCATCTTTTTAGAAAGTGCTTATTTTAATCCTGTGGGGATTAGAAAAGGGGCCAAATTTCACAGTTTAAATACGGATGCATCTTTTCGGTTTGAACGTGGAGTAGATCCTAACATGACCAGAACAGCTTTAACTCATGCTATCACGATGATTCAGGAAATCGCTGGTGGAAAAATGGTAGGTGATCTTTTGGAGCATTATCCTACCAAAATAGAAGATCATTATATCATTCTTCGTTATTCAAAAGTGGAGCAGATCCTAGGAACTAAAATCCATAATGAAAAAATTAAAGAAATCCTGAAAGCACTGGAAATTAAGGTCTTAAATGAAATCCAGAATGGTTTAGAAATATCGGTTCCTTCGTATAGGGCAGATGTTACTAGAGAAATTGATGTTATTGAAGAAATTTTGAGAATCTACGGATACAACAAGATTGATTCGCCACAGAAGATCTCTTTCACTCCAGTGAAACTGAATTTTGATGATCAGGACGCTTTAGAAAATGCATGGGCGAGAACATTACAAAGCAATGGTTTTAATGAAGTAATGAACAATTCGCTAACTTCCGTAAAAGATGAAACTGATGCTGTACGACTTCTAAATCCTTTAAGTGGAGATTTAGCTTTCATGAGAAAGTCTTTACTGGAAGGATTGTTAGAAAATGCAGATTATAATATCAAAAGAAAAAATGCGAATATTAAATTCTTTGAACTTGGTAAAATTTACCATAAAAAAGGAACTTATGTAGAGAGAAAACAACTTGCAATTCTTGTTACAGGCCGAGATGAATCAGAAAACTGGCTACAACCAAAATCTGTCACAGATTTTTATAAGTTGAAGTCCTATGTGAAGGTTCTTCTGGACGTACTTCCGGTCACTATTGAAGAGAAATACTTGGAAGATATTCGGTTTTCCGATGGTGTGGAATTTTTCGCAAACGGAAAAATCCTGGCACGTTTAGGAAAAGTACCCCCAGAGTTGTTGAAAGATGCGGATATCGAACAGGATTGTTTCTACGCAGAAATTGAATTAGAAGCTGCGCAGAGTTTACGGAATCAAGACAATTTGAAATTTAAAGATATTCCGAAATTTAACAAAACCCGAAAAGATTTAGCACTGTTAGTCGATAAGAAAGTGACTTATGCAGAGCTTTACAAGTCCGCCCGAAACAATCCTTCCAAATATTTGAAGAACATCAATTTATTTGATGTCTATGAAGGTAAAAACCTTCCAGAAGGTAAGAAATCATACGCCATGAGCTTCGAACTGTTGAATGAGGAAAAAACACTTGAAGAAAAAGATATAACCGAAGTGATGAATTCTTTAATCAAGACTTTTGTAAAAGACTTTTCCGCGGAATTAAGATCATAA
- a CDS encoding DUF2490 domain-containing protein yields the protein MLKRLFIFILFLFVLEVFAQKETISSYNVVTVNYKINQKYFVYTEGQLRGVADYSYPDYYEMKAGLGYYLSKNHKPLIGIGRYVNYKNHSLEKEEFRVWLQDVYDLKAGNFKFENRVRAEKSWFYNPSKDEHSERIRLRYRLNISVPLNSPQVKPGTISASAFNEVFFVATSNPFFARNRLMGGLSYQIDPNFGMTAGYVWQREFALAGNKNLHFMYLGLSINIDGSKKDEEEIK from the coding sequence ATGTTGAAACGATTATTTATTTTTATTCTATTTCTTTTTGTTTTAGAGGTATTCGCCCAGAAAGAAACAATTTCCAGCTATAATGTAGTTACCGTAAATTATAAAATTAATCAAAAGTATTTCGTCTATACAGAAGGTCAGTTGCGAGGAGTTGCCGATTATTCATATCCTGATTATTACGAAATGAAAGCAGGGCTAGGATACTATCTAAGTAAAAATCATAAACCTTTAATTGGAATCGGAAGATATGTTAATTATAAAAATCATTCTTTAGAGAAAGAAGAATTTAGGGTTTGGCTGCAGGATGTTTACGATTTAAAAGCTGGAAACTTTAAATTTGAAAATAGAGTCCGGGCAGAAAAGAGTTGGTTTTATAATCCATCAAAGGATGAGCACTCCGAACGTATTCGACTTAGATACCGTCTAAATATATCAGTTCCTCTAAACTCACCACAAGTGAAACCAGGTACAATTTCAGCTTCTGCTTTTAATGAAGTTTTCTTTGTCGCTACCAGTAACCCATTTTTTGCAAGAAATAGATTAATGGGAGGATTGTCTTACCAAATAGATCCAAATTTTGGAATGACTGCAGGTTATGTGTGGCAAAGAGAATTTGCTCTTGCTGGTAATAAAAATTTACATTTTATGTATTTGGGATTAAGTATTAATATTGATGGAAGTAAGAAGGATGAAGAGGAGATAAAATAA
- the dnaN gene encoding DNA polymerase III subunit beta — MKFIVSSSELQKALQTVSGVISNSQSRPILENFLFEIEKDILKVTASDGETTLITSLEVKSDAEGKIAVPAKIFQEFVKTYGEQPLTLSVKDAEDGTGKLLEILDEKDNFAVALDHAEDYPELPEFDAAQSVKISAGVLSEALNNTLFATSNDSLRPVMTGVLFQFKEDETNFVSTDSHRLVVYKRTDLVNAEPVEFIMPKKPLAIFKSILASSSDEVAIEFNENMAKFTFGNNIWICRLIDGKYPNYSAVIPKENPNVLTINRSLLLNSIRRASIMSNKSTNQVRFKLSGNILHLHAEDTEFANKADMQIPCDYNGEDINIGFSSKFLTEMLSVLSADDITMKMSQPNRPGIIEPVDGLEDQEQLLMLSMPVIGM; from the coding sequence ATGAAATTTATTGTTTCAAGTAGTGAATTACAGAAAGCCCTACAAACAGTGAGCGGAGTAATATCTAACTCACAATCAAGGCCAATTCTTGAAAACTTTTTGTTTGAAATTGAAAAAGATATCCTGAAAGTCACCGCTTCTGATGGTGAAACCACTTTAATAACTTCTTTAGAAGTGAAATCGGATGCAGAAGGAAAAATTGCAGTTCCGGCGAAAATATTCCAGGAATTTGTAAAAACATACGGCGAACAACCATTAACGCTTTCAGTGAAAGATGCTGAAGACGGAACTGGAAAATTACTGGAAATTTTAGATGAAAAAGATAATTTTGCAGTGGCCTTGGATCATGCAGAGGATTATCCGGAATTACCTGAGTTTGATGCAGCCCAAAGTGTAAAAATTTCTGCCGGCGTTTTGTCAGAAGCACTTAATAACACGCTGTTTGCTACAAGCAACGATTCATTACGTCCTGTAATGACGGGAGTTTTGTTCCAGTTTAAGGAAGATGAAACTAATTTCGTTTCCACAGATTCACACCGTTTGGTAGTGTATAAAAGAACAGATTTGGTTAATGCTGAACCAGTGGAATTTATTATGCCTAAAAAACCTTTGGCAATTTTCAAAAGTATTTTGGCTTCTTCAAGCGATGAGGTAGCTATTGAGTTCAATGAGAATATGGCCAAGTTTACTTTTGGTAATAATATTTGGATCTGTAGATTGATCGATGGGAAATATCCTAATTACTCCGCGGTTATTCCTAAAGAAAATCCAAACGTATTGACCATTAACCGAAGTCTTTTGTTGAATTCAATTAGAAGAGCTTCAATCATGTCTAATAAATCTACCAATCAAGTTCGATTTAAATTGTCAGGAAATATTCTTCATTTGCATGCAGAAGATACAGAATTTGCGAACAAAGCAGATATGCAGATTCCATGCGATTATAATGGAGAAGATATCAATATTGGTTTCAGTTCTAAATTTTTAACCGAAATGTTATCCGTGCTTTCTGCAGATGATATCACGATGAAGATGTCTCAACCAAACAGACCCGGGATTATAGAACCTGTGGATGGACTGGAAGATCAAGAGCAACTATTAATGCTTTCGATGCCGGTTATCGGAATGTAA
- a CDS encoding L-serine ammonia-lyase: MESISVFEIIKVGIGPSSSHTMGPWNAAESFIRKIKTDHQISEVKEVYVEFFGSLAKTGIGHGTDIAGMLGLSGENFKLIDTSKIDEKIAVIKSSNSLNLNGEKAIPFIYGHHLILNKKKSLDFHPNGMIFKAVFENGEELVQDYYSVGGGFIATQEEHSYENNCTRTLYPCHNGKDIDKNIAKLGLGKISDLVFLNEESWRTKEETEKEALYIWKQIKECIYKGVNKEGVLPGGLNVTRRAAGLNRKLLGENIYKSIQEWYQYLVDADLSFTNINKWVSCFALAVNEENASFGRIITAPTNGASGVIPAVLMYSQCFTAFKSDENVIRFLLVAGEIGTLFKKNATISAAMGGCQAEIGVSSAMAAAGLTEIMGGTPGQVQMAAEIAMEHHLGMTCDPIGGLVQIPCIERNSMGAMKAITAANIALESDPSKARVTLDEVIQSMWETAQSMNDRFKETSEGGLAIAVNVAEC; this comes from the coding sequence ATGGAATCAATAAGCGTTTTTGAAATTATAAAGGTAGGGATCGGACCATCAAGTTCACATACAATGGGGCCGTGGAATGCAGCGGAAAGTTTTATAAGGAAAATTAAAACAGATCATCAAATTTCAGAAGTTAAGGAAGTCTATGTAGAGTTTTTTGGCTCGCTTGCTAAAACAGGAATTGGTCACGGAACAGATATCGCAGGCATGCTTGGACTTTCTGGAGAGAATTTCAAACTTATTGATACTTCAAAAATTGATGAAAAAATAGCAGTTATTAAATCATCGAACAGTTTAAATCTTAATGGAGAAAAAGCAATTCCATTCATTTACGGACATCATTTAATTTTAAATAAAAAGAAATCGCTGGATTTTCATCCAAACGGAATGATTTTCAAAGCTGTATTTGAAAATGGAGAAGAACTTGTTCAGGATTATTATTCCGTGGGTGGTGGATTTATCGCTACGCAGGAAGAACATTCCTACGAAAACAATTGTACCAGAACTTTGTATCCTTGCCACAACGGTAAAGATATTGACAAAAATATAGCTAAACTCGGATTAGGTAAAATTTCGGATCTCGTTTTCCTTAATGAAGAATCCTGGAGAACCAAAGAAGAAACAGAAAAAGAAGCTCTTTATATTTGGAAACAGATCAAAGAGTGTATTTATAAAGGGGTCAATAAGGAAGGTGTTCTCCCGGGTGGACTCAATGTTACACGCCGTGCGGCTGGATTAAATAGAAAGTTGCTTGGTGAAAATATCTATAAAAGTATTCAGGAATGGTATCAATATTTGGTAGATGCTGATTTAAGTTTCACTAATATCAACAAATGGGTTTCCTGTTTTGCGTTGGCAGTAAACGAAGAAAATGCAAGTTTCGGTCGGATTATTACGGCTCCCACTAATGGTGCAAGTGGCGTTATTCCTGCTGTTCTTATGTATTCTCAATGTTTCACAGCATTTAAAAGTGATGAAAACGTGATTCGGTTCCTTTTGGTAGCAGGCGAAATCGGAACGCTTTTTAAAAAGAATGCTACCATTTCTGCGGCGATGGGAGGTTGTCAGGCGGAGATTGGCGTTTCCTCTGCAATGGCAGCAGCTGGACTTACTGAAATCATGGGTGGTACGCCGGGTCAAGTTCAGATGGCTGCCGAAATTGCCATGGAACATCACCTCGGAATGACGTGTGATCCGATCGGTGGACTGGTGCAGATCCCGTGTATCGAGCGTAATTCTATGGGTGCCATGAAAGCGATCACCGCAGCGAATATCGCCTTAGAATCCGATCCGAGCAAAGCTAGAGTCACTTTAGACGAGGTTATTCAATCGATGTGGGAAACTGCTCAAAGTATGAATGACCGCTTCAAAGAAACCTCGGAAGGCGGTCTCGCGATCGCAGTTAACGTTGCGGAATGTTAG
- a CDS encoding META domain-containing protein, translating to MKSMNFHQKNIFRNISLAIFTVATFASCSTMSSSKTKVGASQVNITNTKWTLADNVKGKKPTLVIESGKLSGNGGCNNYFADLMLDATVGNFSTKNIGSTRKACDNMSEETNYFSMLGAATKYVVVGNTLELYKDNLLLLKFTKL from the coding sequence ATGAAATCAATGAACTTCCATCAGAAGAATATTTTTAGAAATATTTCCTTGGCAATATTTACTGTTGCGACATTCGCTTCTTGCTCCACTATGTCAAGTTCTAAAACAAAAGTAGGTGCGTCTCAAGTGAACATTACCAATACTAAATGGACTTTGGCAGATAATGTAAAAGGGAAAAAACCTACGCTGGTAATTGAATCTGGAAAATTGAGCGGGAATGGAGGTTGTAATAATTATTTTGCAGATCTAATGCTGGACGCTACGGTTGGTAATTTCTCAACCAAAAATATTGGTTCTACCAGAAAGGCTTGTGATAATATGAGTGAGGAAACCAATTATTTCAGTATGTTAGGAGCAGCAACAAAGTATGTTGTTGTAGGAAATACTTTGGAATTATATAAAGATAATTTGTTGCTTTTAAAATTTACTAAACTATAA